The following proteins are encoded in a genomic region of Dysgonomonas mossii:
- a CDS encoding helix-turn-helix transcriptional regulator, with protein MFKYRSLKARSANTFLFYPYLLKEYRNRWFVFGRRKGNIINLALDRIHNIEIAEKERFVENNLFDPQTFFGDLVGVTKNTGMKAEVVRFLVNEENAPYVQTKPFHKSQKLIETQEDGSMVFEVKVVINQELQR; from the coding sequence ATATTCAAATACCGATCCTTAAAAGCCCGGTCAGCAAATACATTTTTATTCTATCCTTACTTATTAAAAGAATATCGCAACCGCTGGTTTGTATTTGGTCGCCGAAAAGGAAATATTATCAATCTGGCTTTGGATAGGATACATAATATAGAGATCGCAGAAAAAGAAAGGTTTGTTGAAAATAATTTATTCGATCCCCAGACCTTTTTTGGCGATTTGGTTGGCGTCACTAAAAATACAGGAATGAAAGCTGAAGTTGTCCGTTTTTTGGTAAATGAAGAAAATGCGCCCTATGTTCAGACCAAGCCTTTTCATAAAAGTCAAAAGTTGATCGAGACACAGGAAGACGGTTCTATGGTATTTGAAGTAAAGGTAGTTATCAATCAGGAGCTACAACGCTAA